The Pelagicoccus albus genome includes the window TGACCCGGAGCATCACGGTTGGGGACGACATCGACGTGGAAGGAGTCACCGCCAAGCTCGAGAACGGCATCTTGTACGTTAGCTTGCCCAAGGCGGAAGAGCGGCGTCCACGCAAAATTCAGATTGGCTAACCTCTAAGGAAAGGAATCGCGATGAATAAAGAACTAGCGAAAACTGAGCAAAACGACCGGCAAGAAGAAGCCCCGGTGTATCGCAAACCTAAATACGTAGTTCATTCCGAAGAAAATGCATACCGCTTGGAGGTTCATCTTCCAGGAGTATCTAAAGATGGCGCTCGTATCACGCTCGACGGGAATATTCTGACGATCGAGGCTGACCCTAGCGCAGCTCATTCGCAGGATTGGCAAACGTTCCGCCGCGAACGTCCCGAAGGAAGCTTCCGGCTCAACTTAGAGCTGAATGTGGACATCGATGGGGACGGAATCAAAGCGGAAGTCCAAGACGGCGTTTTGAGTATGTTGCTTCCGCTTGCAGCCAAGGCGGCGAAGCGAGCCATAGAAATTCAGTAGACATCAAAAACATAAACTTCGCCTCCCGGTCTAGTCGCCGGGGGGCGTTGCTATTTTAAGGATGGTTTTTGAGGGAATGAGAAGTCGTTTCCCAGGGGCGAAATTAAACGAGAAACCTGACAATCGGAGGTAAATGGAATAGGGTGCAGTATGGATTCGGAGCGTGAAGACAGTTTGATCCCTCGTTGGCGAGCTCCGGGAGCTACCGACGAGATCTACGACGTTACTCGGGCGGCAAAGCTGGCGGGCGTGACCACTAGGATCTTTTTGAAATACCACCGGATGGGCTTGTATCAGCCCCTTGGTGACACTCAGAAGCAAGGCTACCAGTTCGACTGGGACGCGGTCTATCTAGCCCGCCAAGCAGAGAGAGTGCGATCTGAGATGTCGGTAGAGATGGAAGTCGCTATCGTGATTGTGAAGCTCAAAACCCAAGTGGCGATGCTCCAGGAAGAAATAAGATTCTGGCGTCGTTAGTTTCGGGCTGATCGCTACAGCGACGGCTAGAGCGGTTTTTTGGAGAGAACTAAATCTGGGGCCAAAAGTCGTTTGGCGTTTTCCGCGTGTTCGATATAGTCCTCGTAGCGATCGCTGGCGTAAGTGTCGCCATTAAGCGTTATTTGGTAGTCGAAACTTGTATGAGCGCCTGTTTGGTGGGCGGTGCGAACTACCGCTCCGAAGGAGGAACTCGCTTCTACAGTCTGAAGCAGCTCGTCGCGACTGAAATGAAAGCTCTCCGGCACAGAGACGTCGAGTTGGAGGGAGATCTCGACTGGAGAGTTTATGCGGAATGGGATGCGTCGAGGTTCCGTGCTGCGTTCGTTGTAGAAGACGAGATTGTCCCAAGTAGAAGGGGCTCGGCCGCGCAGGGTGCCGCCCTCGCTAGCGAAACTCTTGTCGGCGGTGTAGCTGTAGTCGAGTTCGATTGGCAGCTGGGGTGTATCCAAGTTTTGGACCTCAAGATTCGAAAGATAAAGGGATGGCTCGGCTAGGCGGAGATAGCTTTGCAGAATGGTAATCCGTTCGTTGTCGGGAGCTCCTCTTAGGAATTGGCGAATGAAGGCGGCCGAATGACCGTGGGCCGTCACCTTCTCGTGTACTTCGATTTCCTTGGTGTCCGTAAATTTAACAGCCCGATTTATCTCCATCTGATTGTCTTCGGGGCGGAGGCCTCCAATCACTTTTAAACTCGATCCCTTGGGAGTGACGATTAGCGCTATCTGATCGTCTAAATAACGTGGCCGATAGGATTTCCCGTTGGGGTAGTCCGTGGGATCGATGAACGGGTTTTCTTCGATCGACGGTACGTAAAGGATCATGTGATTGAACTGGTAGAGGCTGGGTACTTCCGCGATTGCTTGGCGGTTGGTGTCGACCAAGGCGGGCCAAGCTTCGATACCCATTTCTCTGAGTAGGTGAAGGGCCAATACGGTGTGGTCTTTGCAATCACCGTATCGGTTCGTCAGGATTTTTCCGATTTGGTTTGGCTGAGTCGATCGAGGGCCGAAGAGGAGGGCTTTGTAGGTATACTGGTCGGAGATGTATTTGAAGAGCGCGTCTACTTTTTGACGCTCGTTTCCATCCCCTATGTCCAAGTCCTTAACGATGTCTCCGCAGCGGGAATCTGTTTCGGTAAGTTGGGATTCGATTTCCGAATAATAGGTGTCTCCTAAAGTTTGCCAGGACTTTTCCGCGGGACCAATCCACACGGTTGGCAAGAACAGTTTTGAGTCCGGCTGATGTTCAACTCGATCGTAGCTATTGGGTTCTGGGATGTACCAGAGCAAACTGTTGTCTGATTTCTCGAATACAAAATCGTCGAGATTACTTTGGTAGCTAAGGCTATCGATATCTCCGTTTACTTGAGCAAATGCTACTCGTCTCGGAAAGATTCCGGATATGACGGGATTGGCGAATTGGAATTCTTCGACTGGCTGGTTCGTCTCATAGGTAAGGACGAGCTTTACGAGGCATCCTTTGCGGACTCCGGGAAAGGGAATGTGTAAATTGCGTTTTTCGCTGACGATTGATTCCGCTTCGTTGTTGGTCAGGTAGAATTGGGACGGATCCGCTTCGGCGAGGACCTCTCCGTCTTCGGAAAGCACTTTAGCCTCGTTGACATAGATTCGTTCGAAGTTCGGATTGAAGGACTGTTCCAATTCGCTGAGTTCCAGAACGGCGTCCTCGTCCAGAACCTTAAAGAGCTGGTAGAGTGTTTTGCGTTGGCGTTGGTTTTTGTGGAATTCGTAGGCGAGGCCATGCATGACGGCGTAGGCCCCCTTGCGAGAAAGGCGTTCCTGATCGACTGCCAACTCTAGCTGGTCAATCGTCTCTGCATAGGGCACCGCTGGAATCGGGTTCGAGAAAAGGCTTGGATCCGTCCCACCCATAAGGGTGTGGATTTGGCTTAGCAGTCCCATGGCTTGGGCGTGGGCGGGATAAGCGGCTAGGCAGGCGTCCAAAGAATCCTTTGCCGAGGCGTAGCGTTGCATCGCTAGGTGGCAGACAGCCTCGTAGTATCTCATTTGCGTTAGTCCAAGCTCTTCGATGGCGTAGTGACAGTATTCGAGAGCCGCTGCATTCTCTTGCACTTTTAGGAGCACGTCCACGTGAAGCTCGGCAAATTGGTAATTGTCTGGGATGTTGGATACGAGCTCCTCACTCAGCTCAAGCGCTTGGTCTAGGTTTCCATTGTCGCGGAGAGCTACGATCTTCCAGTAGCGGATGGCGAGGGTTTGTCCTGCCATTTCCTCTGCTTTTGAAACATCCTCGTAGAGGGTTTTGTTTTCTCCACGCGAAAAGAGGAGGCTGTAGTACTCGTTGAGTGTTTCGTCAGCGGAGACTCCGTATTCAAAAATTAGTTTCCTATAGGACTCTATAGCTTCCTGAGTGCGACCAATCTGAAAGTAGCAGGAGCCTTGGATGGAGAGGAGGCGAAGGTTGTCCGAGTTTTTAGCCAACTCGGTTTCACAGATTTGTAAGGCTTCGTCTATCTTGCCTTGAGCGAGCAGGGTATGGGCTAAGTTCACGGCGACGCCCAGGAGGTCGGGCTTCAGATTGTAGCTCTCTTGGAAGTAACGGGTCGCCTTGTTAGGATTGCCCTGTTGGAAATTGAAAACGCCAACCCCGTTATAAAATCCAGATTGGAATTCGGCGATGGCGGGGGACGTAGGAGGTGGCTCTACAGGATCTTTGAATACGAGTGTTTCCAGGTAGGCATCAGCCCTTTCCTTTACTGTATCCAACGAGTGAGCGTAGGAGAGGGTATTGAGGAGCAGGGCGCTCTTTTGCCCCTTTATGATGCGTATGACTACTTGGGCTACCTGACCTTCTTCGTTTGTCCAGGGACCGGCGAATTCTTTGCAGGTGTAGTCGCCGACTTTGAAACTTCTTTGCTTCTTCTCCCGGTCGGAGCTGAAGTTACCCCCGATGGCGACCTCGAATCCGCGCACTACCTCGTTCATGCTTAGCTTGTTGGGGCCGAGCAAAATCGGGTTGAAGGTAACAAGCATGGCGTCGGTAGGGCTGAAGCAAAACCAATGAGCGTCATTTTCGGTGGATACTTCTTCTCCGATCGCGAGTCGTTGGTCCTTCAGGTCCAGCGAAATGCCGAGGCTCGGATTAGCCAAGGTTTCAACCGCTTTCAGGCCTTCGACGTAGGTGAAACGATTCTCGTCGGCAAATTCTATCTTCGAAGCGATTCGTTCGGATTCCGCTTTGATTTCCTCGTGGTTACTTTCTCCTTTGAAAGACCAGAAGTAGAGGGTGTAGAGGTAGCCGTTTCGGTAGGTCTGGTACCTTTGGTCCAAGGCGGTCTTGTTGGAATAGCGACTACGGAAGGTGTATGTATTCCATTCTAAATCGCCAAATTTCTTACGTCCCGTCTCTAGCTTTTTGACCTTCAGGTCTTTTAGGTAGGCGCGAAAATTACCATCGATGCTGTCTAAGGTGACTTCGGGCATGTAGCCGACCCGTGTGGCTAGGACTTCGACTCGGATTTGGCTCTTTTCGTTTTTGACCAATAGAAGTTGCTGCTCGTCGAATGCATTCTCGTCGTACTCCGTATCTTGAAAGACTCGATAGTCGGGGCCAAAATTTTGGATACGGAGATTGTGCTGGGTCCAAAGGGCTTTCCCTTGATCCGAACAAATGATGGCCTCTCTCTCTTGTTGGCGTTGATCGCTTGAGAGTTCGACGATTGGGATCTCCATCATCTCCCCGTTCGGATTGCTTGTCGCTGTCGCCGCGGCGAGTTTGGGAATGAGTGAGGAAGCGATTAGGAGGCTGGTAGCGAGGAGGGAGGTAAAACGCATCAGGGGGAGGGGTTGCAGTGCTTGCTTAATGGTCTCCCGTAGTTTTCCGAGTGCCGCGCAAAGGGCAAGGCTCTCCGTGTAAAATGTGGTACAACGAAAAAACGGCTGCGGTTACCCGCAGCCGTTGAAAGCGTTTTACGTCCTCCAGACGGTCTATTCGACTCTCAGGGCGAGGTATCCCGTGCGGCCTCTGCTGTAGACGAAAAGTTTGTTTACGCCGCTTTTTATGGCCTCACGCGCATCGGAAACGGTTTCCACTTTTCGGTCGTTGATTTCGATGATCACCGTTCCTTCGATTAGGCTACGTGCATAGGGTGACTCAGCTGAAACGCTTGAAATGACGAGCCCTTCCACGTTGCTGGGGATTCGATAGCTTTGGCTGGCTTCCTCATCAACGGTCGAGACTTCAACTCCGTCTAGAAGTTCGTTTGCTCCCATGGCTAGTCGACCGCTGGCGCTACCGACCTCTAGCTCTAGAGTCATCGGTTCTCCGTCACGGAGGAGCTGCAATTCGATCGTTGTTTCGGGAGCCGTGTGTCCGATCCGGATACGGAATTGGTTGGCCGACTCGACGGTTTTCCCGTCCACGGCGGTAACGATATCTCCTCGTTCCAATCCTCCGGCATCCGCCGCCGAGTCTTCTTCCACATCGTTTATGAGTACGCCTTTGGTATTCTCCATTCCGAAAGCCTCGGCGATGTCAGGAGTAACGTCCGCGATGCTCACTCCCAAGAAGCCGCGGCGGACCTCTCCTGAGTCAGCCAATTGCTGCGAAATGCTGATGGCTAGATTTGATGGAATGGCGAAGCCGATCCCGATGTTACCGCCGCTGCGAGAGATGATCGCGGAATTGATCCCCACCAGTCTTCCTTGGGAATCGATGAGGGCTCCACCAGAATTCCCCGGGTTAATCGAGGCGTCTGTTTGGATGAAGCTCTCGTAGCCTCGGTCGCCGTAAATCCCGATGGAGCGGTTGGTGGCGGAGACGATTCCCTGCGTTACGGTGAGTCCCACTTCCATTGGGTTACCGATAGCAAAGACGACGTCGCCCACTGCGATGTTGTCGCTGTCGGCAATAGTAATTGCGGGCAGGTCTTTGGCCTCTACTTTGATGATGGCTACGTCTGTGAGCGGGTCGTTGCCGATGATTTCGGCTTCAAGCTCAGTGCCGTCGCTAAGCTGCACGAGAATTTCGTCCGCCGTATCGCCGCGTTGGTCGCTTACTACGTGGTTGTTGGTAATGATGTAGCCGTCTTCGCTAACAATAACTCCGGAACCGATACCTTGCGGCTGAAGCTGCTCCTGCGGTTCGGATTGCTGTTCGTAGCGGGGAGTGGGAACTCCGAAAAATCTACGCAGAAACTCGTCTTGCGGAGTCGATCCACCGCGGGCGACCTTTACGATGCGGGCGGTATGGACGGAGACCACTGAGGGAGTAGCCTTTTGCAGCATGTTTGCATAGCTGTGGGGAGCGAAGTGCTCGCTTCTGTCGATGGCTTGGCTGTCGACGTTTAGCTCGAGGGACTTTGCGCATCCGACTGCGAGCATCGAGGACGCTGCCCAAGCCATGGCTATGGTGATTGGATAGAAACGTTTCATGATTATCTCCAGTGTTGGGTTTTTGGTACGACGAAGGAGTACCGGTGTGTGATTTAGTTAAATTGCAAAGCAGTGGTTCTGCCAAAGTGTTGAAATGTGTGTAAGTGGTTGGTGGTAAGTTGGAAACCAGTTTTGGTGGACCGGTTTAATAGGTAGCCGCGGGAAGCTCTGTCTCACTTCGGATTTTATGGTGTCACAATTCCTGACCCGCCTGCATACCGAGTTATTCCACGCTTTTGACGCCCTTGGACTCAGTTTATTTCTATCTTTCTGAAAAATCTTGGCGGGTTCTTTTCTATTAGGGCGCATTTGACGGTGAGAGTGGGCGTTTGCGTCTGTCCGACCTGTTCGGGCAGTCCCATGTTCCTACCTTGGCGTGGTTTCGACTACGTGAGTTTCGATTCCAAATTTTATTTCAGATCTGTTTCTGTTTTGATCTGTATGCTAGCTTCCGTCTGGGGGGATGGGAGCTAGCTTTTTTTGGGCCTACGGGTCCCTGTTTTTTTGGCAATGGGCTGTCATGCCTTTTGGGGGTTACGCAAAAAGCCGTTTCGCCACACCGCTAGTTCGGGATGAGGTGAAACGGCTGAGATGAAACTTTTGGTCCGACTCCTAGAAGTGGAAACGGATGCCGACTCCACCAAGATCGACTTCCAGGTCGGATGCGAACCTGACGTATTCCGCGTAGATATCTATGTTTTGCCCGACGTTAAGATTGGCTCCCACGCCGTAGTAGGGATCAGTCGAAGAATCGTCGAAGGCCTCGATGGTGTCGGAGTTAAACTCCAAATCGCTCGTGACGTGGGCGAGTCCAAATTTGCCGTATAGGTCGAAGAGTTTGACCACTTTGAAGGAACCCACGACGTTGACTGCGAGGGCCTCTGAATCAGCGGTGATCACTTCGTTGTCCAGTTGGCTCGAGTAGCTGCCGAGGTCGTAATATCCGGCTTCCACCGCAAAGTGGTCCATAAAACTGACCCCGAAAAATAAAGCAGGGACAGTGTCGTTGTCGTCCAAATCTAAGTCGGAAACAGCATCGAATGATTCCTCGACGCTAGCGGAGTAAACGCCTCCCGCCACGTAAAAGGGGCTCGCGGAAAGTGTCCCGACGAGTCCTGCTGCGACTAGTGCAAATAGAGCTTTTGATAATTTCATAGTTGGTTTTATCGCTCTGTTGCTAGACCAGCACCGCAAACATAGGTGCCAAAAAAACGTTTTTGATGGGGGACATCTTTTTCCCATCAGGCGAAGTTTTCTTTGCAACGTTTGCCGTAGGCGGTTACCGGATACGTAAGGTCCCGGTCTTATCTAGAGTTGTTTGGATACGCGAAAAAGTCCTTTCGGTCGAAGCGTAAATATTTATCCGGAAAATTGTAGTTCGATTCTCTTTACAGGTATTGTTGCTTACGATTCGGGCAACTGGAGATTATTTTTGGTTTATCGTTAAAGTGCTAATAATTAGCAGCTTGAAGTACTTGAAATCGCATGTCGTTCATAAGGTATAACCACGGATTTGTTGCATTTATTCGAAATAAAATTACTCTAATTCTCATATCATTGCCTGCCTTTTTGCCCTAAAATCGCATCTTCTTCCCCAAGGTACTCAACTCCAAACACCCCCTTCATCCCTTAGATCTTTGCTGCCTACCTTCGCTTTTGCTGCTGATTTCTACTACCCTTCGGCTTGCTCGTCGTTGTTGCGAGCTAAGTTGATACGCTAACCCACACCACAAACTACCAGACTTCTCTGAGGCGCTTGTCCTTTCGAGTTCGTCCGTTCCTACCCCCATCCTGTCAATTGGTCTTTAATTAGATCAGTTTTTGTCGGGTTTCTTGAAGGGTAGTAGGGCGGAGGCTTCGGGAAACTCCTCACTTGTTGGTCCGTCTGTTTGTGACCACACCTAGTTTTCTATCATACCCATATGAAGCATACTACAAAACTACACCAAAACACACTCCCGAGAGTGGCCACTGGCGCTTTAGCGCTGGGTGCTTGGCTCTTGGTTTCCCCCTTGGGTTATGCCCAAGATGACACAGAGGAAGAACAGGTATTCGAGCTTTCGCCCTTTACGGTAGAAGGCGCGGAAGAGGAAGGATACCGCGCAACCAGTACCTTGGCGGGAACTCGCTTGCGCACTAACTTGAAAGACGTCGGTTCGGCTATCTCCGTGGTGACCGGAAAGTTCCTCCAAGACACTGGTTCTAACAATTCGGAAGACCTATTGGTCTATACCACTGGAACCGAAGTCGCAGGACAAGGCGGTAACTTCGCAGGCTTGGGCGACGGAGCAATGCTCAACGATGGTGAGCACACTTCTCCTGTCTCCAATACTCGGGTACGTGGACTCGCCTCTGCCGATAACCTTCGCGACTACTTCCTGACGGACATTCCTTGGGATTCCTACAACACCGATCGCATCGACCTGCAACGTGGCGCGAATTCCATCCTTTTTGGTATCGGCTCTCCTGCGGGTATCATCAATAACACTACGAACACTGCCAACTTCGACGATTCCAACAAGGTCGGCATCGATATTGGTTCTTTTGATTCCTATCGCGTATCTTTGGACATGAATCGCGAAGTGATCGAGGATGTGCTTGCTGTTCGTTTCTCGGCTTTGTTGGACGACAAGAAATATCGCCAAGATCCCGCTTTCCGTAAGGACGAACGTATCTTTTTGGCGATGCGCTGGGAGCCCGAACTTTTCGACTCCGATTCTGCTAACACAAGTATCACTGCCAATTTCGAAACGGGCGATATCGAGGGCATCAATCCTCGACTAACTCCGCCTCAGGACGCCATCACTCCTTGGTTCGAGGAAATGGATCAGGCGACCTATGCATGGCAGGACAGTAATCAGGTTACCACGCTGGGAACCGATCGCTACAGCCCGTGGGTAGGGGCTGCAGGGGGAAGAATCTATGATGGTAATGTGGTCGTTTTCGACTCAGCCAGCGATAGCACGCAGAGCTTCGCATTTCCCGCGGCTCCACAGAATTATCCTGCCGTTTCGGATTCTAGCCTTAACGACACTTCCAACGGATCCTACAAGGGCATTCTCAACTACAACCAGGTTGGCAAGAATCTTGGCCTTCCTGGATCCGTTATCAGCCCTTACAAAAACAAGTCGCTAACGGATGCTTCGATTTTCGATTTCTACAACAACTTGATCGAAGGCGAAAACCGTCAGAACAACAGCGAGTTCGAAGCCTACAACGTCAAGGTTGGTCAGACCTTCTTAGACAACAAAGTTGGCTTGGAATTGGTTTACGACTATCAGGATACCAGCTGGGATTATAAGAACTTCCTCGCCTACGATGCGGCGACTATCACGGTCGACATCATGGAGACCTTGATAGACGGATCTCCCAACCCCAACGTCGGCCGCCCGATGGTGGTAGGCGGTGGTGGCTCTGCCGGCAGCGGCAGTACTGCTCGCCAGCGCGAAAACTGGCGCTTCACGGCTTTTGGCGAACTTGATTTCAATGACGTACTAGAGCCAGATTCCGGGCTAGCAAAAATTCTCGGAAGCCATACTTTTACTTACAGCCGAACCGATCAGACTATCAATGAGGTTACCAAGAGCTGGAATAACTGGTATGTAGGTAGCGGATACGCTCCGACTGCCGGGAGCTCGGTTGGTCAGGCTTCTCGCGATGCCACCACCATCACGTACCTTGGCTCAGACTTGCGCGGATTGAGCTCGGCTTCGGGACTCTACCTCAGTCGGCTCACCGCGATCCAAGAAGCTGAGAGCACATCGGTTATCCAGTGGGATACAACCACCCAAAGCTACGTCACCTACGACCTGCCGATCGTCAATCCGAACTCCTCTGACTATACGGACGCAACTCGTCCGCTCACCCAGCTCCTTGAGTACGAAGAAGACATTACTTCCGATGTATTTGTATGGCAGGGTTACCTGTTTGGCGGCGACATCGTTCCGATGTTCGGTTGGCGCAAGGACGTGGATGTGAACGCGAATTCAGGTGCCGCAGTAAAGTTAGACGGTATCGTTACCGGCTTGGACGGAGCATACACGGACGAAGTAGAGGGCCAAACCAGAACCTACAGCTTGGTTGCCCACTTGCCGCAGTCCCTGGCAGAAAAGCTCCCTTGGGGCATACAGTTGTCCGCTTTCTACAATGAGAGCTCAAACTTCCGCCCAGACGCAGGTCGCCGCGATATTCTCGGTCAGCCTATCCCATCTCCAACAGGGGAAACCAAGGACTACGGAATCAGCGTTTCTGCCTTCGACGGTAAGTTCAACCTCAAGATCAATAAATACGAAACCTCGGTTACCAATGATACTCTCGCTGGTGAATTGGGCGGAGCGTACTACATCGGTGCCGGTGAGGCATGGGGTCAAGCAGCAGCCTACAACTTGCTCAACAACACGGGGAATTGGCCAGCCGGAGAAAACTACGGCACCACTTCTGCCGCCTCCGCTTACGGAGCTGGCAACATCCTCCGTTGGCAGCCTTCTGACGAGTTCCTAGTTGATCCTAGCGATTCATCTCTTGGATACACTCAGGAAGCAATCGACGCCGGTTACGCGATCCAGGCAGCAGCTGTGGAAGATTGGTATGCAAACCAATTGCCAGCTGAGTTCCTCGCGGCATGGGGTATGAACGACTACGCCACAGGTGGCGGTAGCTGGAGTATGAACTCCGTAGCCGTGACAGGTGATACTCTCTCCAAGGGTACCGAGTACGAACTTAACATGAACCCAATTGACGGGCTCAACATCTCCATCAACGCTTCCAAAACCTCGGCCAAGCGCCTCTCTTTGGCAGCAGCCTACACGGACTGGATCGAGTCTCGCTACGAAGCCTTGCAAGGGCCGATGGGTGACATGCGCATCTGGGGTGGCGGCAACTGGGTCTTGACTCCAAACGCTGGTGGAACAGTGCGTACCGACTACGAAAACCAAGTGCTTCCTCCTTACCAGCTAGCGCTTGCTCTTAATGGATCCGAGGTGCCTGAACTTCGTCCATGGAGCTTCAACATGGTAACGAACTACGCCTTCCAGGACGGCAAGTTCGAAGGAACGAACGTAGGATTCGGTTACCGTTGGCAGGACAAGAGCGTAACTGGTTTTGCCCTCAATGACACCGAAGATGGATACGATGTAGACAACAAGTACTATGGTCCTTCGGAAGATGCAGTCGACTTGTGGATTGGTTACCAAACCTCCATACGGAATGATTCTGTGGATTGGAAGATCCAGTTAAACCTCAGAAATGCGTTTGCCACCAAGGATCTGATACCGATCACGGTACAGCCCGACGGATCTCCCGCGGCATACCGTATTCCTGAGCCCACTACGTTTACGCTTAGTA containing:
- a CDS encoding Do family serine endopeptidase yields the protein MKRFYPITIAMAWAASSMLAVGCAKSLELNVDSQAIDRSEHFAPHSYANMLQKATPSVVSVHTARIVKVARGGSTPQDEFLRRFFGVPTPRYEQQSEPQEQLQPQGIGSGVIVSEDGYIITNNHVVSDQRGDTADEILVQLSDGTELEAEIIGNDPLTDVAIIKVEAKDLPAITIADSDNIAVGDVVFAIGNPMEVGLTVTQGIVSATNRSIGIYGDRGYESFIQTDASINPGNSGGALIDSQGRLVGINSAIISRSGGNIGIGFAIPSNLAISISQQLADSGEVRRGFLGVSIADVTPDIAEAFGMENTKGVLINDVEEDSAADAGGLERGDIVTAVDGKTVESANQFRIRIGHTAPETTIELQLLRDGEPMTLELEVGSASGRLAMGANELLDGVEVSTVDEEASQSYRIPSNVEGLVISSVSAESPYARSLIEGTVIIEINDRKVETVSDAREAIKSGVNKLFVYSRGRTGYLALRVE
- a CDS encoding outer membrane beta-barrel protein, giving the protein MKLSKALFALVAAGLVGTLSASPFYVAGGVYSASVEESFDAVSDLDLDDNDTVPALFFGVSFMDHFAVEAGYYDLGSYSSQLDNEVITADSEALAVNVVGSFKVVKLFDLYGKFGLAHVTSDLEFNSDTIEAFDDSSTDPYYGVGANLNVGQNIDIYAEYVRFASDLEVDLGGVGIRFHF
- a CDS encoding DUF3857 domain-containing protein; protein product: MRFTSLLATSLLIASSLIPKLAAATATSNPNGEMMEIPIVELSSDQRQQEREAIICSDQGKALWTQHNLRIQNFGPDYRVFQDTEYDENAFDEQQLLLVKNEKSQIRVEVLATRVGYMPEVTLDSIDGNFRAYLKDLKVKKLETGRKKFGDLEWNTYTFRSRYSNKTALDQRYQTYRNGYLYTLYFWSFKGESNHEEIKAESERIASKIEFADENRFTYVEGLKAVETLANPSLGISLDLKDQRLAIGEEVSTENDAHWFCFSPTDAMLVTFNPILLGPNKLSMNEVVRGFEVAIGGNFSSDREKKQRSFKVGDYTCKEFAGPWTNEEGQVAQVVIRIIKGQKSALLLNTLSYAHSLDTVKERADAYLETLVFKDPVEPPPTSPAIAEFQSGFYNGVGVFNFQQGNPNKATRYFQESYNLKPDLLGVAVNLAHTLLAQGKIDEALQICETELAKNSDNLRLLSIQGSCYFQIGRTQEAIESYRKLIFEYGVSADETLNEYYSLLFSRGENKTLYEDVSKAEEMAGQTLAIRYWKIVALRDNGNLDQALELSEELVSNIPDNYQFAELHVDVLLKVQENAAALEYCHYAIEELGLTQMRYYEAVCHLAMQRYASAKDSLDACLAAYPAHAQAMGLLSQIHTLMGGTDPSLFSNPIPAVPYAETIDQLELAVDQERLSRKGAYAVMHGLAYEFHKNQRQRKTLYQLFKVLDEDAVLELSELEQSFNPNFERIYVNEAKVLSEDGEVLAEADPSQFYLTNNEAESIVSEKRNLHIPFPGVRKGCLVKLVLTYETNQPVEEFQFANPVISGIFPRRVAFAQVNGDIDSLSYQSNLDDFVFEKSDNSLLWYIPEPNSYDRVEHQPDSKLFLPTVWIGPAEKSWQTLGDTYYSEIESQLTETDSRCGDIVKDLDIGDGNERQKVDALFKYISDQYTYKALLFGPRSTQPNQIGKILTNRYGDCKDHTVLALHLLREMGIEAWPALVDTNRQAIAEVPSLYQFNHMILYVPSIEENPFIDPTDYPNGKSYRPRYLDDQIALIVTPKGSSLKVIGGLRPEDNQMEINRAVKFTDTKEIEVHEKVTAHGHSAAFIRQFLRGAPDNERITILQSYLRLAEPSLYLSNLEVQNLDTPQLPIELDYSYTADKSFASEGGTLRGRAPSTWDNLVFYNERSTEPRRIPFRINSPVEISLQLDVSVPESFHFSRDELLQTVEASSSFGAVVRTAHQTGAHTSFDYQITLNGDTYASDRYEDYIEHAENAKRLLAPDLVLSKKPL
- a CDS encoding Hsp20/alpha crystallin family protein — protein: MNKELAKTEQNDRQEEAPVYRKPKYVVHSEENAYRLEVHLPGVSKDGARITLDGNILTIEADPSAAHSQDWQTFRRERPEGSFRLNLELNVDIDGDGIKAEVQDGVLSMLLPLAAKAAKRAIEIQ
- a CDS encoding TonB-dependent receptor plug domain-containing protein — translated: MKHTTKLHQNTLPRVATGALALGAWLLVSPLGYAQDDTEEEQVFELSPFTVEGAEEEGYRATSTLAGTRLRTNLKDVGSAISVVTGKFLQDTGSNNSEDLLVYTTGTEVAGQGGNFAGLGDGAMLNDGEHTSPVSNTRVRGLASADNLRDYFLTDIPWDSYNTDRIDLQRGANSILFGIGSPAGIINNTTNTANFDDSNKVGIDIGSFDSYRVSLDMNREVIEDVLAVRFSALLDDKKYRQDPAFRKDERIFLAMRWEPELFDSDSANTSITANFETGDIEGINPRLTPPQDAITPWFEEMDQATYAWQDSNQVTTLGTDRYSPWVGAAGGRIYDGNVVVFDSASDSTQSFAFPAAPQNYPAVSDSSLNDTSNGSYKGILNYNQVGKNLGLPGSVISPYKNKSLTDASIFDFYNNLIEGENRQNNSEFEAYNVKVGQTFLDNKVGLELVYDYQDTSWDYKNFLAYDAATITVDIMETLIDGSPNPNVGRPMVVGGGGSAGSGSTARQRENWRFTAFGELDFNDVLEPDSGLAKILGSHTFTYSRTDQTINEVTKSWNNWYVGSGYAPTAGSSVGQASRDATTITYLGSDLRGLSSASGLYLSRLTAIQEAESTSVIQWDTTTQSYVTYDLPIVNPNSSDYTDATRPLTQLLEYEEDITSDVFVWQGYLFGGDIVPMFGWRKDVDVNANSGAAVKLDGIVTGLDGAYTDEVEGQTRTYSLVAHLPQSLAEKLPWGIQLSAFYNESSNFRPDAGRRDILGQPIPSPTGETKDYGISVSAFDGKFNLKINKYETSVTNDTLAGELGGAYYIGAGEAWGQAAAYNLLNNTGNWPAGENYGTTSAASAYGAGNILRWQPSDEFLVDPSDSSLGYTQEAIDAGYAIQAAAVEDWYANQLPAEFLAAWGMNDYATGGGSWSMNSVAVTGDTLSKGTEYELNMNPIDGLNISINASKTSAKRLSLAAAYTDWIESRYEALQGPMGDMRIWGGGNWVLTPNAGGTVRTDYENQVLPPYQLALALNGSEVPELRPWSFNMVTNYAFQDGKFEGTNVGFGYRWQDKSVTGFALNDTEDGYDVDNKYYGPSEDAVDLWIGYQTSIRNDSVDWKIQLNLRNAFATKDLIPITVQPDGSPAAYRIPEPTTFTLSNTFEF